The Candidatus Fukatsuia endosymbiont of Tuberolachnus salignus nucleotide sequence TCTGAACTTAGTCACAGGGCTGCTCAGGATACCTTACCGCTACGTGATGCCTTCGCAGTATTATTTTTTGTCTCCGTTGGCATGCTACTTGACCCGATAATTTTAGTGCGTGAACCCTTAGCGATTATTGCTGCTGTGAGCATTATCATCTTTGGAAAATCAATTGCAGCATTTACGCTTGTTCGTCTATTTGGTCACTCAAAACGCACGGCTCTGACGATTTCGGCAAGTTTGGCGCAAATTGGGGAGTTTGCATTTATTTTGGCAGGTTTGGGGAGTGCTCTCGGTTTATTGCCTGAATATGGTCGTAATCTGGTACTGGCCAGTGCGATTTTCTCCATTATGCTCAATCCACTGCTCTTTAGCCTACTTGAGCGTTATCTACGTAACACAGAAACATCACAAGACCAAATTTTAGAAGAGGTGGTTGAAGAAAAAAAACAAATTCCAATTGACTTATTCAATCATGCTTTATTAGTGGGTTATGGTCGCGTCGGCAGCTTACTAGGGGCAAGGCTCAGTGCTGAAGGAATACCGCTGGTAGTGGTCGAAAATTCACGTCCACGGATAGAAACACTGAGAAAACAAGGGATAAATGCAATACAAGGCAATGCAACTAATACTGAAATCATGTCTCTTGCTGGTTTGGACTCCGCCCGCTGGCTGCTACTGACTATTCCCGACGGCTACGAAGCGGGGGAAATCGTGGCTTCTGCACGTGCTAAACGACCTGATATTGAGATTCTGGTACGTGCTCATTATGACGATGCTGTGGTTTATATCTCAAAGTGTGGGGCAAGTCAGGTGATCATGGGAGAACGCGAGCTTGCCAATAGTATGTTTAATATGTTGAAGATTAATGCGTTATCTGAAGAAGATAAATCCTTGGCCAACCCAATGAATCTGCTTAGAGAATAATCAGGGCAGGATACAGAAGACATGGGCGATTAATTTTAACCGTCCATATCCGCTGTTTTTGACAAATGCCTCTTCTGTTTATCCTGTTCCTATGCCGCTGACACTGTTATCCAGTGGCGGTTAATCTGTGTGGAAAGGGAGGAGGTGGAAGGGGATGAAACACTTGCTGTCGTGGAAAAACTGGCCATGGTCTCGGCTAATTGATCAATACTGTTACCTGATAGCTGGAAGCCGCCGGCAATTATCTTTTCTATTCTCGAGTCTGCCCCCCTGTAATGATTTTTTATTGTGACACCCTCAGAGGAACCACGCCCCTTAACCCTAACCCTGAGGTCGTAGCCTACTTTTTCCAGCCATAAAGCGTCTTTATTGATTTCTGCTGAGGTGAAATCCAGTCTGTCATTACCGCCTTTGTCCTGCACGGCGTCGTGGCCATCACCTGTGGCGTAACAATAAACATTATTGCCAGCACCGCCTAGTAGGGTGTCATCACCTCGACCGCCTGTTATCTGGCAATCTGTGTCGCTTAAATCGCTAAAGCTGTCATCACCATCAAGTAATGCTATCTTTTTGTCTATGAGTGCGCTTTCGTGAAGCACGACAACATGGTCATCCTGCTCGCTAACGTCCACCCGCCCGATGACAACTTGCCCCTGGTTAATGAACAGCTCGGCAAGGAGGCCGTTTTTTTCCTGCAGCCACAGATGGCGATAACGTTCATCCTGCATAAAGTGGCGAATACGAATAATGGGGTATGAAGCGGATGTGTCACGGTGACGGAGCACAATATCGTTACCGGCCTGTATCAGCTGGGTCTCTTTCAATGACCAGGGTAATAACAGCCTGTCCTGCGCCGCTTCTCCTCCTGTCGCGCTACCGTCGTCCTCATTGTCAATCCAGATACCGCGTTCACTCCTGCCAATCTCGTAGGTATCGGCACCCCCCTTACCCATTAGCGTATCGTAACTGTACTGGTGCCATAAACGGTTAGTGTCTTCACGTCCGGATAACGGTAAGGCTGTCAGGTAATTGTCTTTGTTATCCCCTGTCAGGGTGGTGTGAAATTTTGTACCGACCAGAGCCAGTTGTAGAAAACTTGGCAAAACAGTAGGGCTGTTATCTGCATGACTACTGACCGGTTGGTCGTTAACCTTGATTTCAACCTGTCCCCGGCCATCGACTACTTGCAGATGAGCGCTGACATCGCCTCCGGGTTGCACTGTTTTTAATGCTGCAGCGCGACTTCTATCATGGATGGCGATATATCGTGCTGTCAAGTTGGGCAGGGACGGCACGCTACCCTCTGATTTTGGGCTCAGGGTAGATGGCCAACCCGTGAGATGCAATCCGTCATAGGTATAGAGTGCATAATTGTGCTGCAGGGTTCGTTGGTTACCCACCCTTGCGCTGTACATATCACGTAAAAATACCTGGGTATGTGTCTTATTTTTATTACGCAGTGTTAGCACCACATCCGCGTCTTCCATAGTAATACTAACGATGTCTGCTGCCAGGTAGTCCAGTAATACTGCACTGTGTTCCTGCGTGTTGGGCGTATCTGACAATACAACCTGGGCATTGCTGTGACTTTGCAAAATACGATAGGTGTCTATGCCCACCCCGCCATTTGCCTGCCCGGCCTGTAACGTTAACCAGTCATTACCGGCGTAACCGTTTAGCACGTCTCTGCCACCCATGCCATTCAATTTGTTGTCAGCACTGTTCCCCATCAGTTCGTCATCAGTTTCACTGTGCCCGTCAGCATGTTCTATCTGCTGCAATTTGGCGATAATTTTCTCACTAGAACGATAGCGAGCAATACCCGCCGTCAGATCGATATGATAGCCTCCTGAGCCATCCCGTTTGATCGCCGCCATGACCGTATCAGCGTTATCTGATGGTGACAGGTCCCCACCATTTAATACACTGGCATGACGCTGATCCTGTGGGGCTGCTTGCCCCATCAATAAGAAGGTGTCTGCTTTACGGCCACCAATAAAGCGTTTTTTACCGGCCCCGACTTCGAAGATATTTTTCTGCTCTTGATGCCCCATAGCATCATCATTACCACCGCCTAAACTAAACCAGGCGACGCGTTCCTCAGGGGGTGTGCTAGTAAAAGGATGCGCATTGATTTCGCCTGCTTTGTTCAGGGATAACAGCTGGTTATTTCCCTGTGCATCGGTGCGAATACCCAGTATTTGATGTTCGTTACGCAGCGCCAGTAAGTTCTGACGCGGCTGGCCTTGTTGAGGCTTCACCTCGGTGTTTATCGCAAAGTAGCCATCGCTTTTTCCGTAAGCGATGCTGTGGTTGCCATTATCCTGTATTAGCACTAAATCGGCTCGGTTATCGTTATTCATATCACGTAGCTGTATTTGCGCGGTATTAAAATTTCTGGCGAGTTGTGTCATGCCTTGATGCTGTTGTACATCTTGTGCCTTAAAGGGGTTGGCCCGATCGCCTGTGCCTAGTAGGGTATAGAGGTTTCCTTCTGCAGTCAGAGTAACGAGATCACCGTAGCCATCACCATTGATATCACCGGCAACATGGTGGGTATGCGCGGATACTGCGGCTTGGGGTACTTTTAACTGTGAGAAAGGCAGTGAAGCGGAGCGCTCAAAGGTGCCATCTGCTTTATCATAGCTGATGTTGATATAACCGCGAGGATCCTTAACTGTATTCACGGCCGGGGTAAGCTGCCGGCTCCATGAAACAAGATCAGCATGGCCATCCCTGTCTATATCTAGCAGCACGGGTGCAGCGTCACTTGAATATGACAAAGCTAAGCGTATGGGTTGCGGTTTTTCAATAAAGGTATTGTTCTCTTTGGCTAACAGAATACGAATAGGCTCTCCGCTGCCTATGGTGATAACGATATCGTCTTTGCCGTCATGGTCGATGTCCCCTACCAACGTGTGTACGGTTAAGCCATCGATCAATTTACCTTTTTCGATAAGTTGTGGTTGAGCATAACCGCCTTTGCCATCGGCAAGTAATAGCGATAACCCTTGTGTGGAAAAATAGCCAATATCTTGCTGGCCATCACCGTTAAAATCGCCCATCACCGAGCGATAGTCATTTTGCCGCGGATTCAGGCCAGGAAGCTGGGTTTTTTGCTTGCCTTCTTCTTGTCGGAAAAAGGTACCGACTTGATTAAACACACCCATAAACGGTTTTTTCAGCACTTGAGCAGACACTTCCCCGGCACTATTGACCACATCATCAGCTGATGAAAACTGAACGTCGTAATATTTATAGGCACTCGGCTCTAATTGACCGTCACGGTAGTACAGATTTCTACCCCAGTGGTATTCTGCGTTCTGGTTTGGTATCAGTGTGCTCTCTGCGAGCGTGCGAGGATTGACCGTTTCTTTGGGGGAGATTTTATCACGTAGGATCTCACGCCCGTTTTCTCCCATTGCTGTGACTTTATCGTAACTGCGTTCGGCCAGATCGGGTTGACCCAGGCTCAGATAGAGGGTTTCAATGTTAATATTGGCACGTAATAACGCGATAGCGGTCTCTTGCCGTTTTTCTTGCAGGATCCGCTGTGCTGCCTGTTCTGTTTCGTGGCGCATGAGCTGATTGGCGATATGCGGCTCCTGATCCTGCCCAGTAAAGGCGAACCAACCGCTGCGCAAGGTTTCCCAATCGGTTAATGTGAGGATTTTCTTGATGTTTTCTACTTCGCGCACAGCAGAATAAATGGCGCCGGCCAACAGTAGCGCGGCTCCCACCGTAATACCCAGTGGGCCGGCTACGCTGGCAGCGGTGCCCCCGACGGCAAAAGCGATGGGTACGCCGATGCTGACCAGTGCTCCGGCCGTCGATAAGGAACCTGTGACGATCAAATCTTGACGTAGTTTAGGATCGGTCGTGGCGGCCAGTTCGCTGAAAGCACGAAGCGCTTGGTAGATATCAAAACCACTGGATAATACTCCCAGTGCGGGGCCCCCAAATCGTGCCAATTGAAGTTTAAAACCGGATCGAACACCCAGCCGTGTTAAACGATTTCCCCAGCGACCCAATCCTTCTTGTGTGACATCAATCACCAGGTTAGTGATCAAAGAGGACATTGCCAGATTTTTCTCAAAAGTGATCTGCTCTTTTTGCTTTGCGGTCAGTGTGTCACTTTGCAGCAACGCATCATACTTAGCCATATCACTCAACGCCCGAAGATAACCATACCCTTGCATAGTACCGCCTAAACGGCTGCTTAATCGTTGAGTCCGTCCCCAACGTGGCGCAACGGGGACCGCTTTCACTGTGGCGCCGAGCGTAGGATCAATCTGTAGCGTCAGTTTTGCGGTGTGATCAGTGAGGTGTTGATCAGGGAGCGCCTCAGGGTTTAGCATCGGGGTGACATACTGATGAATTTTTTGTAATTGCGCCAGGGCACTGACCCGGGATTGAGCATCGCCATCGGCTACCAGTACACTTTCGACCGAGCCTTTCGAGGCGATCTGTTGTTTGAGGAAACGCACCGCTTGCTGGGTCGCGAGATCGTTGTAATCGGCTTGGTGTAGATAACGAGAGAGTTTTTTTGCATCAAAAGACAGCTGGTCGGCTAAATCAGCTTGTGTGAGGTGCTGCATAGCAAAAGGTTTACCCCTCACTCTGGCCCCCATTTTGTTCAGGATACGCGCCGGAATGACGACCTCACTCAGGGTAATATCGGCTGCGTTTGCCAGACGCTGTGTTTCCGTTTGATAATCACTGAGCAAGTCTTGCAGTGGTGCCAAGGTCGGAAAATGCGTCTGTGCGGCAGCCATATCGACTTTATACAGGGTAATAGGCGGTAAAGCAGGCTGCTGATCACCTGTCGGACCCGGTGACACAGGGCGCAAGTATGTTTGCAAGGTTGTCGTGAGTATCTGATTCGCTTTGGGACCCGTAATACGCAGGGTTCCTACCGTGGGATCATACAGGGAAAAGCCATCGTTGCTTTTCGATAGCGTCAATGTATCTGACCCGATGTTTAACAAATAATGACCCAAGGCGACATCAGCGTAGGTTGTTGGCAAGCTTTGGCGGATAAAAACACGGGGATGGTCCTCAGGTACAGCGAGTAATCGATCAAATAATGGGTCTAATTGCTGCACCTGCTGAGTGTCATTATCGGAAAGCGGGCCTTCGGCACGCTGCTCGTGAATGTCGGCGTAATTATTTAGCCCATTAAGGTAGTTTTCACTGGCATTCCCTCCTTGCGCTTGGCTATCCAACCAGGCCAGACTGGTTGCAGTAGCCGATGCTCGTGCATAGGGACTGCCGTCGCCGATAAATAGCGCTTGGGGAGCGAGTTTCAGGTTAACACTGCCTTGTTCAGTGGCAATTCCGTGCCAGGTTGCAATGACATCGCTTTGTTTTTCATGCCAAATATGACTTTGTAATAGCGCTTTTTTGCCGCTGGATGTTGCTAACTGTCGTTGTGCTCGAGGAGACTGCAACAAGTGCTGCGTATTATTGATGAACAGCTGAAATTGCCAGCGATTCTTGATTAACGAGGCCACTTTTTGTATATCTAACGAGCCATCGGTGGGGCGAGGGAAGAAATAAGCGAGCACCCTTTGTTGTTCGCTATTCAGTGCCGTCAGTTGCAATTGATTGACGTTTATCTTGTTAATAATATCTAGCATGTTTGTCACACGCATGTTGAGATGCGTTGTCTGGATTAATTTGTTTTGCTGATCCCAAGTGAGCACGAGCTTGTTATCATCAAGACCATTAATCCAGCGATTGTCTGCTGAGCGCGTGAATTTACGGCCGTCCCTATCAACAATAATGGGGGTTCTACGCCCAGAGACATCGGCCGTGATCCCTTGTTCTTTGAGTGATAGCGCAAATTGTCGAGTGTAGCCGCCGTTATTATTATCAGTCAGTGCACAACCGACCAGACTGACGTAGCTAGGTGCACTACGAATACCGCTATCACTGTAGTCTGTGTCAAGCCTATTACTAAGGTCAGCGACTTTTTTCGCCAATTCACTCGCCGTGTATCCCGCCAAGGTGTTATGATCACTTTCATTATAGCCACGGCCATGCCCCACCAGATACCACCGTAAATTACCTCGCAGCAGGCTCGGATCACCATAAACCAAATGGAGAGCACCGGCAGCATCTAGCTGAAATAACACCGATGCTCCAGGACGTTTGGCAGCCAGATCGGACGCGGCTTCCATCACTGTAGGGTCATCTTCCAGCTGAACAATAACTTGGCCATCGAACCCGTTGTAAGGTATTTCGCCATCCTGCTTTTCGGGGATGATAAAGGTTGAGCGCCAGCTCGTAACGTCGTCTCGCTTAGCCGCCGCAAGAGGCTCATCAGACCGGTCTGGACCTAATTGCGTTCTGGTGCCATCCATCGGCTGGATGAGCGTAAAAGTAGAAGGTGTAAGAGGGTGATTATGCCTACTCGCGCCAGAGCCTGGGGCGCTTAATCCCGGGTTAATCAATGGATAATCAGCATGTTGGTAGTAACGAACATTGTGAGTGGTGCCTGATCGGGTCAGGTCGCTCATATTGAGCACTTTGAGTCCTCGTTGTTCGCTTTTATAAAATAAAGATTCGTAGTGTTCTGAACTCCCTCCGCTCAATGTGTGCTCTTCTAGCTCGTAAAGATCGCGCTTAAAATGTCTGTACAGGTCATCAATTTTGACGGCTTTTGTGCCGTCCGAGTTGACTAACCATATACGGTTAGAAGGGATGCCCGTTGCGGGAACGGAAATGTGTACCTCAGCGGGAACCGTCATGCCGCCGGTCGTTGAATTGTACGGATTCAGGACGCTATTATCCCCCACGGGTACGGCCTCCAGTCCGCGTGTGTCTATCAGGTAGACAAAGCCGTCTTTTTGCCTGCGTCGCAGTGCTTGATCAGCATCTGAATCGTTAGAATCTACTGAGTCTTCTGAATCAAAATCATAATAAGTAGGATCATTTTGATAGCCGTAGTGAAATTGTGCTGCACCCCCGACTCCTCCGACTCCCCCTGTATTACTGCGACCGTATGCAATAGCATCTCGATAATGAGTGCTGCTGCAAAGTGTGATATCTGTGGTGTGCTTCCAGGTATGTCCGCCTTCGAAGGCAAGCAATTTTCCATCATCGGCTAATTCATGGGGTGTACGGTGATCACCTCGAAATACGCCACTGATATGGGTTAGAAAGAAGGCGTTTTCTCTATTGATTTGATAGCCCTGTGTTGCAGCATAGGTGGTAAGAAATTCAGGGGAAAAATGATGAATCGCTTTGTTTTCCTCCAAAGAAGGGCGGCCCCCTGCTTGTCCAGCAATCTGTGGATCAGTCATGTCTTGAATATGCTTAAATCTATCAGGATTATTGACATCCATTGACAGGTTTTTGTGCTGTTCAGCCCACACCGGAATGACTCCCTTGCTGGCCAACTCAAAAACCAGTTGTTGTCGCAGTTCACCCGACATATTAAAGCTTTTCCATAGCGCATTAATTTTCCCTGTATCTTCCTCGAGATGCTGTGGCCGCAGTGGGTACAGCCTTTGCAGCATTTGTAATGCTTGCTTCTTGCCTTCTTCAAGGGAGCCAAACTTTTCTTGCACTCGCTGTGTCCAGGATTTTTCTGGTTCCACAACAGATGGGGCTTGTACTTGCCGTGCAGTGGTATGTTTAGACGATCTCGCCCATCGTGGAATTTTGCCGTCATGTTGCTCCAGATGAATAATTAGCAAATCATATTTGCTGATTTTGTCTTCCAATGGAAAAGTAAACTGCTTCAGGAAGGCCTCTGCTGCTCTATCCCCTGCGGTATGAGCAGGGAAATTTAATGAATCCACTCTTCTGAGTCGTTTAACCAGTTCGATCCATTTTTGCGATGAAATACCTATCTGGCTAGGGTGGCGTGTATAAGGGGGCATGATTATTTCCTGAAAGTTAATATGGTGTCAGAATAATGAGTATAAATTAAAGTGTATTTATACAAATAAGTTGCAGAGTTGTTGCATGAAGTTTGTCTAATAAAAAAATGGAGTCTTCTTTTAATATAAACAACCAGTAAAAATTATAAATATAATAATGATTATATTTTATTTTTTCTTCTTAATTGCATGAATGCTGGATTATCAAGATAAATTTGTCACTTATAGTGAAAATCCCCTGTTAAAAAATGATGATTGTGTTTTTTTGTTCGTCTAATAAATTTAATGGTTTTTATCTGGAATGATTAGTTTATACAATATCAGCCATAAAAATATAACCAGCAACAATAATTGTGATGTTGCTGAAGAAGGATGTCATGATGAAGCAAACTATTTGCCAACCTAAGTGTGATGACAAAATAATATTAGATATTACGATGGGTATGTATGCGTATCCTACTGTACTGGTTGCGCACCGATTAGGTATTTTTAAATATATTTCTGAGGAGAGTAAAACCTTAAAAGAAATTTGCAACCGTTTTACTCTTGCCGCTCGACCGGCCGATGCGATCTTATCTGTCATACGAGCATTGGGATTAATAGAATACACAGAAAAGGGTTATTCACTCACCCGGGTGTCGAAAGAATATTTGTTAGAGGAACGTTTATCGGAGATTAATCCCAACTATTTTGGTTATTTCTGGGATTTAATGTATGAAAACAGTGAAAATTTTTCCCTAACAAATCTTCGAGCGGCCATTACAAACAATCAGCCTCAGGTATACAATCAAGATGAGTTATTTACATCACATTTACAGCAACCTGAAAAAGCAAAACTTTTTACTGATGCTATGCATGCGTTAAGTATGGGGGCTGCCAGTATATGGCCGGATAAACTGAAATTATCCACTTATAACACAATGTTGGACATTGGCGGGGGGTCTGGTGCTCACACTCTGGGTGTGGTGACACGCTGGCCACATATTCACGGTATTATTTATGATTTTTCTGAAATATGTGAATTAGCGAGTAAATTCGTGAAGGATTATGATTTAGAAAAGAAGATAACAACTCGTTCGGGCAATATGTGGGACGAAAACGCTTCCTTTCCAGAAGCTGATATCCATTTTTATTCTAATATTTTCCACGATTGGCCATAAGAGAAAAATAAATTCCTAGCAAAAAAAAGTTTTAAAGATTTATCCCCAGGGGGAATGATAATTTTACATGAACTTTTGTATCATGATGATGGCTCGGGTCCATTAGCTGCTGCAGCATACAGTGTAATCATGCTAGGTTGGACAGAGGGAAAACAATATTCAGGTGCAGAAATAACCAGGTTGCTCGGTGATGTTGGTTTCCGTGAAATAAAAATAACACCCGCTTTAGGTTATTACAGTGTGATAACCGGTATTAAACCAAAATAATAAATACGTTGATACTTTGCTATCTTGTTAAGCAACTGTGCTAACAATTGTTATTTGCTATTATTTTTGTACGTAATTTCACCATCATTATAATAATAAAAATTTTAAAGGAATGAATCGTGGGTAATATTCACATCGAAAAGTTGGCGTTAAAAATTCTACAAGAAATTTTGTTATATCGTCGACGTTTTCCTGAACCTGAGGCACAGATAGAGGATGAAGAAAAATTAATCATTGACGTTCAGCTTCCAAGGATCTGTGAGTTTATTAAAAATGATCAGCGTATTGAATTTATTTTACCTGCATTTCCGGTTAAATCACCTAATATCAATAAAGTCATCGGTAAATTACCGGATATGGCCGAAAAAATATCACTGATTTTTCTTGATTCATTATGTAAACGCATTCAACTTTATTATTCGCCTGGCGCCCATATTATTATCTGTGCGGACGGGCATGTATTTGGTGATGTGATACGGGTGACTGATGAAGTGATCCACAATTATCAGTGTGGAATGAGAAATTTATTGCATGAGCTAGGAATAACACATTTAAGCCTGTTTAACCTAGGGAATATCGAAGAGCTGGCGGGGCATGCCAACGATTATGATCGATTGCGCAGTCTATTGGTTGATAGCTACGTCGAACCAGAAGAGAAGATTAAGGCACGTCTGATGCAGGATGCACAAGGCTTACAGTTATATCGTGCTGTTACCCGTTTTTTATTTGAAGACAATCAATCATCCGTTTACAACGGTTCCAATGCGGCTTTACAGAAGGATGCCAAACGGCGAGCCTGTAACCTGATCCAGCGTAGCTTAGCCTGGGGGAACCTACTGGCTCAGCATTTTCCTATGGCGATCCGCCTTTCTATTCATCCTCAACCTGCAGATAGCCTGAAGATTGGGATCCACATGATAGCCACTAAAGATAACTGGCTGACACCCTGGCATGGTGTAGCAGTAAATATCAACGGCCAGTTTGTGCTGATGAAACGTAAAAAAGCCGAAGAACTGAACGGCACACTGGTGATGATTCGGGGTACACCGAGCCATTATCTGATTATAAATTCTGCTATGGCGTCAGTTACTCCCGATAAAGGAGTGGGATATTACACATGAGTCATGTGTAAAACCTATCGTTTTTTTATTGCCACTCTTTTTACAAACAAAAGTGGTGGCCTTGTGAGTGGGCATAATTTTTACCAGGAATGTTAATGATGGAAAATAAATCAGGATCACTGGATTTAAATTGCAAAAGGGTAAAAAACCAACCTTTTGGTGTAGTATTACATCCACAGAATGACGGGCAAAAGGTCATGACGCTCTCCGTCAACAGATTACGCACCCTGGCACGTAGTCATCACTTGGTGGTACTGCGTGGTTTTACTTCGGATTTCGCCGACGCGGAAGTATTAGCCGAGTATGCCAAGATGTGGGGTGAGATTATGATGTGGCCGTTTGGCGCAGTACTGAACGTAATAGAGGATCAGCACGCGACAGATCATATTTTTGATAATAGCTATGTCCCATTACACTGGGACGGGATGTACAAATCGACTATTCCTGAATTTCAGTTGTTTCACTGCGCCGCCGCTCCTGCGGCTAACGAAGGAGGACGCACTACTTTTGTTGATACCAGCTTAATGATTGCTAATGCCAGTGAGCAGGTATTGGCACAATGGAAGGCGGTATCTGTCACTTACCGAATTGCACAGGTCGTGAATTACGGTGGTACATTATGTTCGCCTCTATTGGTTAAGCACCCCACCGGGAAGGGTATGATTATGCGTTACAATGAACCTCCGGTTGAAGGGAAAAAATTTCTCAATCAGCACACACTGGAATATCATGGAATAGCGCCAGAGCAACAAGCAGAATTCCGCCGGGTATTACATAAAAGTTTGTACGATGTGCGCCACTTCTATGCGCATCACTGGCAAAAGGGAGACGTCGTGATCGCTGATAATTTTTCGTTATTACATGGACGTGAAGGCTTCACTCACTGCTCTACGCGCCATTTGCAACGTGTACATATTCAATCCAGCCCTCCGTGCATCAACCAGGCCCTGAAATTGTAAGAACCCTATTCGAAATCTTTTTCATAACCTACTATAGCAGAACGCTTCTATTCTAATTATAGCATAAAGATGAATCGTGTCGTATATTTATACTGAATAGTATTCAGTATGTAATCAAAATTAAACCGTACCGCTATACGTAGTGTGAATGGATACATGACGTGAAATATTACATAATCAATTCACGAAAAATAAAATAGTTATTCCATTAAATCATCTTTATATTTTAAAAGTATTTAACTTATCGATGAAATAATGAAAAATAATGTTAAACAATGATTACTATGATGCATTCCAAAAAAAATAAATTTATATTAATTATAAATTTAAGATGAAAAGGGAGTGAAGTCATTATGAGTCATGTTCATTCTGTATCAAAAGAAATACAAGATGGCCGAAAATGGAAATCAGGTTCATCACCAGAGCGAGGGGATCCCTCCGATAGACAGGGTGAACTCACACTCACATTCAAATATCTGACGCCAAATTATCAAGGTAGAGCACACTACGATGGCGATCAATATTATACTAATTTGACCACTTTCACAGATCAACAACGAGAAATGACCCAATCTGTTCTTAATGAGATTGCAGATCTAACGGGTTTAGAGTTTCGCATGGTTGAAAGTGCTCAACCGAGCAATTTAACCTTTGGTAATTTCCTCTCTCCAGGTAACCCTATAAAAGGGTATGCTTTCTATCCCAACCCTCCCAATCCCAGTCCAGTGTGGATAAATTCTGAAAATCTGAGTAATTTTAAAAAGACGATTATTCATGAAATAGGGCATGCTCTTGGGCTGAAGCACACTAATAGTCTTGCTAATCCTAATAGTGTGATGTCGTATGACTTTTCTGTAGACGAATTACAGCTTGCTGATATTGTCGCTTTGCGGGCTTTGTATGGTCATGACACCGATCCGCGGGCAGCAGAACGAATACAAAAGCGGCTACAGGCACGGGATCAGCAGAATCAACAGAGGCAGGAAGAAGAGCAAAAACGGCTGGAAGTGCAACGGACAGAGGAAATTAAACGGGAGCAGAGAGCACAGGAAGTACGGAAAGCACGAGAGCTCGAATGGCGAGAGCATCACCGGAAATTGCGGGAACAGCAAGACCTTGCCATGGAAATACGCCGACAAGCGTCGCATAAAAGAGAAGAGCTTGTAAAAAAGAAGGCGCAAACAGATGAAGAAGAACGGGCACAGAGACGGGCACGGGCAATCGCAGAGGTAGAGGCACAGAACAGGAAACAAGCACTGGAAAATGCACGAATAGAACGGGAACATAACGAGCGATGGGCAGAGGAATTGAAACGACGTGAACGGGAAAAACAGGAATATGAGGAAAAATTGGCAAGTATAAAGCAGCAGCAGGAACAGCGAAGACAGCAACATGAAGAGCAATCTGCAAGAAGAGAAGCAACTCTGCAAAGAGAACGGCAAAGCGAAGGGTTAAGAAGAGAAGAAATCGCACAGCAGGAGGCACAAGCATACAATGAACGGGTACAGAGACGCTCACA carries:
- the ybaL gene encoding YbaL family putative K(+) efflux transporter, which encodes MHNSTPLITTIVGGLVLAFFLGTLAHRLRISPLVGYLTAGVLIGPFTPGFVADLSLAPELADIGVILLMFGVGLHFSLKDLLAVKSIAIPGAIAQIIVATLLGVGLSHLLGWEPMTGLVFGLCLSTASTVVLLRALEERQLIDSQRGKIAIGWLIVEDLVMVLTLVLLPAFAEVLGNENSGTRQLLTELAITIGKVIAFITLMIVVGSRLVPWILVRTARTGSRELFTLAVLVLALGIAYGAVALFDVSFALGAFFAGMVLNESELSHRAAQDTLPLRDAFAVLFFVSVGMLLDPIILVREPLAIIAAVSIIIFGKSIAAFTLVRLFGHSKRTALTISASLAQIGEFAFILAGLGSALGLLPEYGRNLVLASAIFSIMLNPLLFSLLERYLRNTETSQDQILEEVVEEKKQIPIDLFNHALLVGYGRVGSLLGARLSAEGIPLVVVENSRPRIETLRKQGINAIQGNATNTEIMSLAGLDSARWLLLTIPDGYEAGEIVASARAKRPDIEILVRAHYDDAVVYISKCGASQVIMGERELANSMFNMLKINALSEEDKSLANPMNLLRE